CGGCATCGCCACCGCCTCGCTGCTGGCGCGCGACATCTCCGGCAGCGAGGGGCAGGCCGGCCTCGCGCAGACCTTCCAGGTGCTGGGCGCGGCGCTGGCGTCGTACGTGCTGGCGCGGGTGATGGCGGTGCGCGGGCGCCGCCCGGGCCTGACGACCGGCTACCTGCTGGGGGCCACCGGGGCGGTCCTCGCCGTGGTCGCCGGCAGCATCGGCTCGATGCTGCTGCTCCTGGTCGGCGCGGTGCTGCTGGGCTCGACCACGGCGGCCAACAACGCCGCCAGGTACGCCGCCACCGACCTCGCCGAGCCCGCCCAGCGCGGCCGGGCCCTCGCGGTCGTGGTGTGGGCGACCACCATCGGCGCGGTCGCCGGGCCCAACCTGACCGGCCCGGCGGCGGCGCTGGCGCGCTGGCTGGGCCTCCCCGAGCTGACCGGCCCGTTCGCGCTGGGCAGCGTGGGGATGCTGCTGGCCGCCGCCGTGGTCAGCACCTTCCTGCGCCCCGACCCGCTGCTGCTGGCCCGCGAGGTCGCCGGCACCGCCGGGCAGGTGCCGGCCGGCACCTCCTGGAGCCGCGTGGAGGCCGCGGTGCGCGAGCGCCCGGTCCTGCTGGCCGCGGTCGTGGCGCTCGCGGGCGCGCACGCCGCGATGGTCGCGGTGATGGTGATGACGCCGCTGCACATGGAGCACGGTGGGGCCGAGCTGCGGGTGATCGGTGTCGTCATCAGCGTGCACGTGCTGGGCATGTTCGCCTTCGCGCCGCTGGTGGGCTGGCTCGCCGACACCGCCGGTCGCCCGGTCACCCTGGGCGCCGGGGGAGTCGTCCTCGTCGTCGCGCTGGTGCTCTCGGCCGCCGCCCCCGAGGGGTCCTCGCCGCAGATCTTCGGGGGGCTCTTCCTGCTCGGGCTGGGCTGGTCGTTCGCCACCGTCGCGGCCTCGACGCTGATCGCCGACCACGCGCCCCTCGAGGCGCGCGCCGACGTGCAAGGCTCCGCCGACCTGGTGATGAACCTGGTGGCCGCCGCCGGCGGCGGCCTGGCCGGGGTGGTGGTCGCGCTGGCGGGCTACCCCGCGCTGTCGCTCGCCTCCGTCGTGCTGGCGCTGGCCGTCCTCGGCGCCGGGGTCGCCGCGCACCGCCTCACCCCCGTGGCGGGCCCGGGCGCCCTGCCGGACCTGACAGAGTGAGCGCCATGAACGAGACGCGTGCTGACGTCGCCGTGATCGGCGGCACCGGCTTCTACTCCTTCCTCGAGGACCCCGAGACCGTCCGGGTCGAGACGCCGTACGGCGACCCCTCGGCGCCGGTCTCGATCGGCACGGTCGCCGGTCGACGGGTGGCCTTCCTGCCCCGCCACGGCACCGCCCACGAGTACGCGCCGCACACCATCCCCTACCGCGCGAACCTGTGGGCGCTGCGCTCGCTGGGCGTGCGCCAGG
The Nocardioides marinisabuli genome window above contains:
- a CDS encoding MFS transporter, producing MTGVVPQSSSTAAAQRRTVATLVLTQAVGAVGITIGIATASLLARDISGSEGQAGLAQTFQVLGAALASYVLARVMAVRGRRPGLTTGYLLGATGAVLAVVAGSIGSMLLLLVGAVLLGSTTAANNAARYAATDLAEPAQRGRALAVVVWATTIGAVAGPNLTGPAAALARWLGLPELTGPFALGSVGMLLAAAVVSTFLRPDPLLLAREVAGTAGQVPAGTSWSRVEAAVRERPVLLAAVVALAGAHAAMVAVMVMTPLHMEHGGAELRVIGVVISVHVLGMFAFAPLVGWLADTAGRPVTLGAGGVVLVVALVLSAAAPEGSSPQIFGGLFLLGLGWSFATVAASTLIADHAPLEARADVQGSADLVMNLVAAAGGGLAGVVVALAGYPALSLASVVLALAVLGAGVAAHRLTPVAGPGALPDLTE